DNA sequence from the Candidatus Rokuibacteriota bacterium genome:
CGCCCGCCATTCCCCCACCGGGCTCCCCCGACGTCCTCAAATAGATTGTTCTTGATCAGAATGCGCTTGACCTGCTCGCTCGGGTGGATGTCGTCGCGGCCAAGAATGTTGATCCCCGCCGCGGTGTGACGGACCACGTTGTTGGTGAACGTGACGTCCTCCACGACCGACCACGGAGCGCCGCCGTCCTGGTTGCGCACGGTGAAGAGGATCGCAAAGCCGCTCTGGGCGTGCACCCAGTTGTGCTCCAGGAGGTTCCCGTCGACCAGCACCCGCCGCGCGTTCTTCAACTCGAAGAGGTTCTTGACGGTCCACGGGGTGCCCGCGTAGCTCGGGCCGCCGACCTTCCAGGAGAGCGGCTTGAAGAGGTGGTTCCGCCGGATCTCGATGTCCGAGGGGACCAGACCGCGGATCGAGGGATCGGCGCCGCCGAACATCACGTTCTCGCCCGCGGCCTCCAGATAGTTGTTCACGATCTTGAAGGGACCCGGACCGTTCCAGCCGCCAAGCGCCTGAGAGTCCGCTCCCACTTCCTTGAAATCCGAGAGGTGAGAGTCGATGACCGCCGTGTGTCGTGAGTTCATCGCGATCCCGCGTCGAGTGCCTTTCTTCGGGTCGCCGTGGAGGTAGCACCGGTCGAAGACGATATGGTGCGGCAGGTCCTCGAGCGACCTCTCGCTCGCACCCAGGAGGACGAGGTTATAGAGGAAGACGCCGTCGCTCGGACGAATCTCGACCCCGATGAACCGGTAGTGATGCGCTCCCGGCGCGGCCGTGATGACCGCTCCCGATGCCGCCACGAGCATTGGCATCACCCTCGCATGGCCCGGCTCAACCCGCGTCCCCGGAGCCGGTAGGCTACTGTCCGGCGAGCTCGTCCTAACGATGATCCAGCCCGATCCCGATTTCCTCGGAAGCGTGAACGGCCCCCTGAACGTCGCCCCGGCCTCCAGCGTGATCACGTCACCGGGCTGCGCCCGATTGAGCGCTGTTTGGAAATTTCCCCCCGCGGGCACGTGGATGGTCCGGCCTGTCGCCGGAACAGGGGTTGTGTCCACGTGTAGACGCGGCAGTTCAGGCTTCGCAGGTTCCGCGGCTGGCCCGGCAAAGGTCGCCGACGAAATCGCCGAGAGCACGACAAAGAAGACCAAACCCCAAACAGCACGCACGCCCCTAACAACCATCGCTCTCCCCTCTAGCTTGGCCGCCGCCCGGCTCCGTCAGTCGAAACCAGCCTCCGCAGTTCGGGAGCCGGGCTCCACGCCAGCGTCGTCCCAGACACACGATAGATGCCAATGGTCTCGGCGAGGGTTTCGAGATACCTGGCGAGGGGTCTGAACCGCCCTTTGCCTCCGTAGTCGTGCCAGAAGACGAGACCCCGATCGGCCAGCATGCTCGCCATCTTCACCGTGTCGTTCCTCACGTAAGGCAAGGCGTGCGCCCCATCGATGAACCCCAATTCCACCGAGCCGCGGTGCGGCGACGGATCGAACTGGAGCGAGTCGCACAGCACCTGCTGGTAACGCCCCTCCAGATGCAGCTCGCGGAGACAGGCGCCCAGTCTGCGCCTCCGGACCAAATCCACATCGCTGTCAATGTAAACGTGCCGGTCAATCGCTTCATCCGGAGGCTGGCTGCCTGACGGCAGATCCAGCGTGACGACGGCTGCATCCGCAGGAGCGTTGAGAATAAGGACGCTCGTCGCGGTGCCGGTGTACGTACCGATTTCAAAGATCTTTCGCGGTCTCAGTACCCGTGTCGCCGTGGCCAGGATGACCAGTTCATCCAGCCTGATTCCCCCGCTGAGATCCAAATGGGTCGGCAGCTCAA
Encoded proteins:
- a CDS encoding class I SAM-dependent methyltransferase codes for the protein MTWSEIVHAVAGGNLCTLRLVVERPGSVREYLSCCLRKFDELRASGLPHRDPIAYLCEQGWGAVLPVDRVELPTHLDLSGGIRLDELVILATATRVLRPRKIFEIGTYTGTATSVLILNAPADAAVVTLDLPSGSQPPDEAIDRHVYIDSDVDLVRRRRLGACLRELHLEGRYQQVLCDSLQFDPSPHRGSVELGFIDGAHALPYVRNDTVKMASMLADRGLVFWHDYGGKGRFRPLARYLETLAETIGIYRVSGTTLAWSPAPELRRLVSTDGAGRRPS